TGAAAAATAATGCAAAGGTTGATTAAATGATCAAGCTAAAGAACATTAATAAATATTACCGTCAAGGTAGCCAACGTTTTCATGTTCTCCATGATATTAATGTTGACATTGAGCAAGGAGAATTAGTAGCAATTATCGGTGAATCTGGGTCAGGAAAATCAACCTTGATTAATATTGTTGGCTTTCTTGATGATGATTTTGAGGGAACATACTTCTACCAAAATCACCCAATCCATGATTATTCGCGAAAGCAATTTTCAAATTTACGAAATCAAAATGTCGGTTTTGTTTTTCAAAATTTCAAACTGCTACGTGGATCAACCGTTGCAGATAATGTTGGATTACCCTTGCTATATGCAGGGAAACGACGCCGCGAAATTGGCGAACGTGTTTCTGAAGTCTTAGAGCAAGTTGGTTTAGCCGGATATGAAAGTCAATTTCCTAAAAATATGTCTGGTGGACAACAACAAAGAGTATCTATTGCCCGGGCAATATCAACGAACCCGAAATTTTTAATTGCTGACGAACCAACGGGAGCACTCGATACAGAAACAAGTCAAGAAATTATGAATCTTTTTAAGCGATTGAATCATGAAGAAGGAACAACGATTATTATGGTTACCCATGATCCCCATGTCGCTGAACAATGTGACCGAGTAATTAAAATTATTGATGGTCGAATTGTAAGTGACAGTAAAGGCGGTGAATATCATGCAGACAATTGAATGCAGACAATTGAGTTGATCAAATCAGCTATCCAGTCATTAAAGGCGAATAAAAAGCGGAGTTTCCTAACGATTATCGGAATTATGATTGGTATTGCTGCAGTTATTGCTATCCTTGGAATTGGGGACGGGATTACGAAAACGATGTATGATAAGTTCGGTAATAATGCTAAGCAAGGCCAGCAAACAACCGAAATCGTCTATAATCCTGATAATGTTAATTCGACTGTCAATGGATTCACGCAGGAACAAGTTGCTGATATTAATACTCAATTTGGTGGTGAAATTAAAAAGGCTGAGATTGAGCAGGAATCAGATAATCTTTCAACACATGCAGATATTGGTGATGCGACTAAATCAGTGACATTAAGCTTATTAAAGGAACCAACCCATACGGTAAAACTGATTGCGGGTCACAACTTTGGTAAACGAACTTTTGAACTAGGGGAAGCTAATGTCCTAATGAGTGAAAAAGTAGCTAAACGGCAGTATGGTTCAGCACAAAATGCGCTTGGCACAACTGTAACAATTAATAATGTCACTTATAAAGTTACGGGAGTATATAAGACACAGGCACAATTCACTGATGATGGGAACCAAAACTCATACGGAGTTGATTTATTATTACCGAAGAAAGTTTACTATCAAGGAGATAGTGCTAAAGAAGGAAATACGCTTAAATTAACCTTTAGCCAGGGTGTAAATGCCAGTGCTATTTCCCGCAGAGTCGCAAAGTACTTAAAAAATAATAGTTCAGCAGCGACTCAAGGAACCTATCAGTACCTAGACATGGAAAAAGCCCTTAAGCAATTCTCTTCTCAAATGAGTATTATTACTACTTTCATTAGTTTTATTGCGGCGATTTCTCTTTTCATTGCCGGAATTGGGGTAATGAACATGATGTATATTTCAGTTTCTGAGCGGACGCAAGAAATCGGAATTCGCTTAGCTGTGGGGGCCACACCATTTAACATTATGATGCAATTCTTAGTGGAAACAGTAATTCTTACCATGACAGGTGGATTATTAGGCTTTTTAGGCGGCGCAGGATTGGCGCACTTACTAGCACCACTTTTATCAAGTGCGATTGGTGGTGGCGGCATTCATATTCACGCCCATATTTCACTTAATGCTTTCTTGTTGGCATTTGGAACATCGGCAGCTGTTGGTTTGATTTTTGGGATCTTGCCGGCACGCCAAGCAGCTAATAAGAATTTGATCGATATCTTGAGATAAATGAGTAAAAATAGGGGTAAATTAACGGTTATTTCATTGCTAGTTGTAATTATTGTGGTATGTGGAGGATACATGTTACTACACCCATCTTCATCAAAGAAGGTTCCTAGTGAAAAGGCTACTAAGACAGAGACAATTACAAGTAGTTCATCTAAAAAACATAAAGCAGCCAAAGAAGATAGTTCAGATAAAGTTAAAGATGATGATCCTGATGATTCGTCTTCAGTAGCTGATACTAATTATAGTGAGGCAACTTCTGCATCTGCCGCAGTAAGCAGTGGTAATCAAACAGCCCAACCTGCACAAAGTCAAAATACAACCCAAGCAACGGCGGTAAGTAATTCTGGTCAAATTGCTAGTCCTAAAGCTACTACGAATAATTACAAAGGAAATCGCAGTGTCGCCAACACAAACAACCGGCGGACAGGAAGCCGAAAGACAACCCAAGCTGTATTAACTCAACAACCTGTAACAGTGGAAGATGGGATGAACTTTAGCTACCAGGCTGCGCAAAAAGCTGGTGTGATTGATAATAATACATCTGTTGAAGAGTTTTACAAAAATGCCAAAGAAGGTAATGGTTCTGTAACCTACAACGGTCAAACTATTTACTACAAAGCTAAGGGTAATAATCAATATCAAGTTACAACCGCTAAATAGATGCAAAAACTATCTATTAAACAACTAATAATAATTACATTGTGCTTATTAGTGCTGGTGGTTGGCTGCATGACTATTCACCAGCGTCGTCATTTTAATAAGAACGTTAAGATCGATAATGTGGCAGTTGGTGGATTGACTGCTAAGCAAGCATTAAAGAAGTTACAAGATAATCCACAATCGCCAAAAATTTATGTTAACAATGAATTAGTATTTAAGGATAAGCAATCAGTAGCAAAGTTTAGTAGTGCTGACAAACAAAAAATTAAAAATGCATTACATAGTCAGTATACTTTCTTCCCATCATCTAAGGCAAAGAACATTGCGATTAAGCCTCAAAATGTTAATCAAGATGAAGTATCAAAGATTGATCAAGCAGTCAGTCAAAAGGTAACAGAACTAAATAATGGTCGAAAAGCTCCTGTTGATGCTTACGCGGTATACGAAAATGGCCGAGTACAAGTAAAACCAGCAGTTGGTGGTACTCAATACAGTTTAGATGGTTTGCATAATAAAGTTGAAAATGAAATTGCTGGGGGAACAGTTCATCTGAAGCCAAAATATACGACTCCACTTTCTGCAAATAGTAAAACTGTTCAGAATGAAAAAGCAAAGCTCGAAGAATTATCAAAACGAACTGTAACATACCAAGTCCAAAACAAAAAGTATCAATTAAATTGTGGTGAGATTATTACCAGAGCAACCTATCAAAATGGAAAATACCACTTTGACACTGGAGCAGCTGATTCAAAGATTAATGAAATTAATAATACCCAAGCAACTCTTGGCAAATCATTTGAATTCAGAACCCATGACGGATCAGTGATCAAAACAACAGATGCTGGCTTATATGGGTGGAAGATCAGTAAAAAACAAGCTGGAAAGACTCTTACGAATGCATTGGTTGCAAATAAGCAAACAGTAAACGCCAAAAATGATATCTATGGTAAAGGATATAATCAACAAGGAACTGGGTATAATACTACAAGCAACAATGGTATAGGGGACACTTACGCCGAAGTTTCACTAGCCGACCAACATGCCTGGTTTTATAAAGATGGTAAGTGTGTTCTTAGTACTGATATTGTTAGTGGGACGAATAATAAGGATAATGAAACTCCTAAGGGTGTCTGGTATATCATGTACCAGCAAACACCGTCTGTCCTTCGAGGCCTTAATGATGATGGTTCGAAATATGCAAGTAAGGTCCAATATTGGTCACCATTTACTGATAGTGGATGTGGATTTCATGATGCAAGCTGGCGTCATGACTGGTCAAAACAGGCTTATCTTGCTAAAGGTGGTGGATCGCATGGATGTATCAACATGCATCCAGATGTTGCTGGTCAAGCCTTTCATGACTTACAGAAAAATGAGCCTGTAATTATCTACTAAATGCGCCCAAGTGCTGAACGCTCAATAATGATTGCGGTTATTTGTTTCATATTAACAATTATTATTTCATTCGCCATGTCTGAGGGATGGATAAAGTAGATGGATTTAGAAAAGAAGAAAAATTTGGTAATTATT
The genomic region above belongs to Limosilactobacillus reuteri and contains:
- a CDS encoding ABC transporter ATP-binding protein; translated protein: MIKLKNINKYYRQGSQRFHVLHDINVDIEQGELVAIIGESGSGKSTLINIVGFLDDDFEGTYFYQNHPIHDYSRKQFSNLRNQNVGFVFQNFKLLRGSTVADNVGLPLLYAGKRRREIGERVSEVLEQVGLAGYESQFPKNMSGGQQQRVSIARAISTNPKFLIADEPTGALDTETSQEIMNLFKRLNHEEGTTIIMVTHDPHVAEQCDRVIKIIDGRIVSDSKGGEYHADN
- a CDS encoding L,D-transpeptidase family protein, giving the protein MQKLSIKQLIIITLCLLVLVVGCMTIHQRRHFNKNVKIDNVAVGGLTAKQALKKLQDNPQSPKIYVNNELVFKDKQSVAKFSSADKQKIKNALHSQYTFFPSSKAKNIAIKPQNVNQDEVSKIDQAVSQKVTELNNGRKAPVDAYAVYENGRVQVKPAVGGTQYSLDGLHNKVENEIAGGTVHLKPKYTTPLSANSKTVQNEKAKLEELSKRTVTYQVQNKKYQLNCGEIITRATYQNGKYHFDTGAADSKINEINNTQATLGKSFEFRTHDGSVIKTTDAGLYGWKISKKQAGKTLTNALVANKQTVNAKNDIYGKGYNQQGTGYNTTSNNGIGDTYAEVSLADQHAWFYKDGKCVLSTDIVSGTNNKDNETPKGVWYIMYQQTPSVLRGLNDDGSKYASKVQYWSPFTDSGCGFHDASWRHDWSKQAYLAKGGGSHGCINMHPDVAGQAFHDLQKNEPVIIY
- a CDS encoding ABC transporter permease, whose product is MQTIELIKSAIQSLKANKKRSFLTIIGIMIGIAAVIAILGIGDGITKTMYDKFGNNAKQGQQTTEIVYNPDNVNSTVNGFTQEQVADINTQFGGEIKKAEIEQESDNLSTHADIGDATKSVTLSLLKEPTHTVKLIAGHNFGKRTFELGEANVLMSEKVAKRQYGSAQNALGTTVTINNVTYKVTGVYKTQAQFTDDGNQNSYGVDLLLPKKVYYQGDSAKEGNTLKLTFSQGVNASAISRRVAKYLKNNSSAATQGTYQYLDMEKALKQFSSQMSIITTFISFIAAISLFIAGIGVMNMMYISVSERTQEIGIRLAVGATPFNIMMQFLVETVILTMTGGLLGFLGGAGLAHLLAPLLSSAIGGGGIHIHAHISLNAFLLAFGTSAAVGLIFGILPARQAANKNLIDILR